A window of Strix aluco isolate bStrAlu1 chromosome 2, bStrAlu1.hap1, whole genome shotgun sequence contains these coding sequences:
- the RP2 gene encoding protein XRP2 isoform X2 — protein MIDPKDYTFSGLKDETVGRLPGKVAGQQFVIQDCENCSIYIFDHSATITVDDCVNCQIFLGPIKGSVFFRDCKDCKCIVACQQFRTRDCRKLEVFLCCATQPIIESSTGMKFGCFQYYYPELALQFKDAGLSIFNNIWSNIHDFTPVSGENNWGLLPENAVVQDYVPLPSSEELKAVRISTDATRSIIPITRGQRQKSSDESCLAVFFAGDYTTANARKLIDEMTGKGFQLVQTKEVSMKAEDAHRVFQQCASEFIPLLEKGPVVALEFDGDGAVEGCQSTINDVFSGTKIFVSESKASASQDVDNFYNFADMQMGM, from the exons ATG atTGACCCCAAAGATTACACTTTTTCTGGACTTAAAGATGAAACTGTGGGTCGACTGCCTGGAAAGGTAGCAGGACAACAATTTGTCATTCAGGACTGTGAGAACTGTAGTATCTACATATTTGACCATTCTGCTACAATCACTGTTGATGACTGTGTAAACTGCCAAATCTTTCTAGGACCAATAAAAGGCAGCGTGTTTTTCCGTGACTGCAAAGATTGTAAATGCATAGTGGCCTGCCAACAGTTTCGCACTCGGGACTGCAGGAAGCTGGAGGTATTCTTGTGCTGTGCCACCCAGCCCATTATCGAGTCCTCCACAGGTATGAAATTCGGATGTTTCCAGTACTATTATCCTGAGCTTGCTTTACAGTTTAAAGATGCTGGACTGAGTATCTTCAATAACATATGGAGCAACATCCATGACTTTACCCCTGTGTCAGGAGAAAATAACTGGGGCCTTTTGCCCGAGAATGCTGTAGTCCAAGATTATgttcctctgcccagctctgagGAGCTGAAAGCTGTTAGAATTTCTACTGATGCTACGAGGAGCATAATACCAATAACTCGAGGGCAGAGACAGAAAAGCAGCGATGAATCATGTTTGGCTGTGTTTTTTGCTGGTGACTACACAACTGCAAATGCCAGGAAGTTAATTGATGAG ATGACTGGTAAAGGCTTTCAGCTGGTACAGACTAAAGAAGTCTCAATGAAGGCAGAGGATGCTCACAGAGTTTTCCAACAGTGCGCATCAGAATTCATTCCACTGCTTGAAAAAG GTCCAGTGGTTGCTTTGGAGTTCGATGGAGATGGTGCTGTGGAAGGATGTCAAAGCACTATAAATGATGTTTTTAGTGGGACCAAG atttttgtatCAGAGAGCAAGGCATCAGCATCTCAAGATGTGGACAATTTCTACAACTTTGCTGACATGCAGATGGGAATGTGA